tgATGCTGAAAATCTTAACAATGTCCAACTCTTGTTAGCATTAAAGTGTCAAGTCTTGTAAGGAAGTGAGGGGGTGATGTTGCATTATGGGTAATCTTGATTGTTTACACACCTGCTCAGTaactctccctccttccctcattTTACTAACACCTGCAGAAAACAATGACACCGagctcccctccccctctgtgtgtgtgccattcaGATAATTGTAAGTCACTGAATATATAGTTGTATACCTCAagcaaatcagaaaaaaagaaataaaaaatgctattctatgatttaaaaaaaaaaagaagctattTTGTAACTGTGAGACCTTAAATAAATCTTTTCGTGTTCAAGTGCTGCAATCACTCAGTGTGACTTCTGTCTTTGACTTGATTATAATTTCAGTAATTGATTGTTGTCatttataaagtaaaaatgccaaacattaCCTGATCCCAGCTTCAATGCTAAGATTGTGTTGATTTTTTCCATCCAcattattataaaattaatactttgggcttttttttttttttcttagctgcAATTTGtgctctgaattttttttctagacAAGGGAATGCAAAGAAAATAGATGCATCACTGTTGCCAAATTTTAAATGTGCTGTAAGACAGCAGAGACCATAAATGTATGCAAATTTCATTGTTACTCATCATTTGTCACTTACATAAATGCAGTATTTGTAAGTACTCCATAACTGCTAATGGTAAACAGCAGCTCCATTAAATTCCTTATACAAAATTCATACACCTATCACATTCTTTCTCTTACGTATCTTGACTTTGGCATTAATTTGACACtaagtgataaaaaataatttgcaaagaaaataattagTTGCTGTCCTAATTTACTATGTAAAGGGAATTCAGTTTAAGTGAGAATGTAATGTAGACTGTATCAGTCTGCTATTTGACACAGGGTTTAGGTGTTTAGCTTACTTGCAAGAGCAGAAAAATATTCAATTCTTCATCTCAGGTATTAAAAACAGACCAAAACAATATTCCTGTGACCCCAGTGGGATTATACATGacagaaatacaaagaaaaataaatgacaaccAGGAAGAAAGTGGagacgtttttgtttttctgcagaagGCTTCGGTTATCGCAAGCGGGCCCCAACCGTCTGGCCTTATCTCCTCTACCAGGCCCAACAGTGGCGGCACTGCTGGCACTGTGAGCCAAATCCATGCGGTGATTAATGATGCTGGGTTTAAGATCTTTTGTGTGGCGTCAGCAGGACACGGTTGCAAGTCCTGTGGCCTAGAAAGAAACAAGTCTCCTCACTCCCACATCTCTCAGTTGGGTTAACCTAGAAACATGACTGTCTGTCCTGTCGAGGGGGTGGCGGGGGTCACAGCTGCTCCGACACCCAGCCCGGGCCAGAATTAGTACACAAATCAATGCACCATTTAGACGTCAATACAGTTTCACATTACCACACCAGCACCCAAGGTTAAAGCCTCATCATCTCCCCATCCATGCACAGAGGAAGATTAATCAACTTCCACTCTATTTAAAGGATTACTTTGAGGATTATAGACACTTTTATCCCCCTGCATCATTAATGTGGACTTCACCCGGCAGAAGGAAGGGCAAATCATAGAGTCTGGTCAAACAGTTATGCAGTATGTGAAATGTTTGGCAGACAGAAACCAATTTTTAATCACAGAAACAAATTTGGAGTCAAACAGGTTTTTACTTTCAGGTCTGCAGGAAGTGCTCTGGTTCCCAAACTGAGGACCAGGAGTCCACAGTAAAAGGATAAATAGATAAAGGCCCATTTCACTTGATATTCCCTGGAATGTCTTGATCATAGTTTATATTATTTCACAGTCTTCTCAGGAAATCCCTCAGGACAAAACCCTCCCTAACAGTGGTCCATGGTATATTCAGCATTTCAAGGGTCCTAAGCATGAAAAGGTTTAGAAAATCCTGCTGAGCTACTTACTGGCTATTTGCATGTATTTAGTGTTCTGTAATTTCAAATGGTTacatgttttaaatcatttcaccACTGGTGCAAGAAATGGTTCAATTTCAGACTCCAAACCTCCATACTTTGAAATACACCAGTTAAAGCAGAAAGCCTTGTTTTCCTGTCCTACATGAGGACCTTGTTATGAAACCTCCTGTCCAGTTGCAAGTGAATACAAGACATTTGAAGTCCTgttgataataaaaacagatgCATGACTGTCATATGATCCGTTGGTACACTGTCcaagaaaacacaagacaaattCACTTGctttaatgttctttttattaaaatgtttttatgtaagCTTATGGTTTTATGGTGGAATGTTTCAAATATGGAATGACTTTCAATATAGCATGTCCATTTTGGTGTTCAGCTTATTTTTCTAAATTGCAATGGAGCAGCAGTGAGCCAGAGGTGCTTCAGTGAGCTAGTactcctctccttcatcctcctctccgaTGCTGTCGGTTCCCACCTCTTCGTAGTCCTTCTCCAGGGCAGCCATGTCCTCTCTGGCCTCAGAGaactctccctcctccattcCCTCACCAACATACCAGTGGACGAAGGCCCTCTTGGCGTACATCAGGTCGAACTTGTGGTCCAGACGTGCCCAGGCCTCAGCGATGGCTGTGGTGTTGCTCAGCATGCACACCGCCCTCTGCACCTTGGCCAGGTCTCCTCCAGGAACCACAGTGGGAGGCTGGTAGTTGATGCCCACCTTGAAGCCTGTGGGACACCAGTCCACAAACTGGATGGTGCGCTTCGTCTTGATTGTGGCGATAGCAGAGTTGACGTCTTTGGGTACAACATCACCACGGTACAGGAGGCAGCAGGCCATGTACTTGCCATGGCGAGGATCACATTTcaccatctgattggctggctcaAAGCAGGCGTTTGTGATGTCAGCGACAGACAGCTGCTCATGATAGGCCTTCTCAGCAGAGATAACTGGGGCGTAGGTGGCCAGAGGGAAGTGGATACGAGGGTAGGGCACCAGATTGGTCTGGAACTCTGTCAGATCCACGTTCAAGGCCCCATCGAAACGCAGAGAGGCAGTGATGGATGAGACAATCTGGCCGATCAGCCTGTTGAGGTTGGTGTAGGTGGGACGCTCAATGTCCAGGTTCCTGCGGCAGATGTCATAGATGGCCTCGTTGTCCACCATGAAGGCACAGTCAGAGTGCTCCAGGGTGGTGTGGGTGGTCAGGATGGAGTTGTATGGCTCCACCACGGCTGTGGACACTTGAGGAGCTGGGTAAACCGCAAACTCCAACTTGGACTTCTTCCCATAGTCGACAGAGAGTCGCTCCATCAGCAGGGAGGTGAAGCCAGAGCCAGTTCCTCCTCCAAAGGAGTGGAAGATGAGGAAACCTTGGAGTCCAGTGCACTGATCAGCCTGGGtgaacaaaaacagtaaaaagatgTAGCATGGCTGGTTCTCATACATCTCCCCCCCATGAGTTTAAAAGCCAGTCTTCCACTGGCTGCTTTTCAGGCAAGTTTGAAGTTATTTGATGTCACTAACCAGCTTACGAGTCCTGTCCAGAACCAGATCAATGATCTCCTTGCCAATGGTGTAGTGACCACGGGCATAGTTGTTGGCTGCATCTTCCTTTCCAGTGATCAGCTGCTCAGGGTGGAACAACTGGCGGTAGGTACCTGTACGTACCTCATCTGTGGAGGAATGCAAATGAAGAAATGAGGTTCAATGATGCCCTATTTGATTCAAGATGCTCATTATATGCCATTTACTGTGAAAATGCtcccattttacatttcaagctTTTAGCTGTCAAAGTAACAATATCATTAACAGTCAAGCTGATATGCTTTTGTGAACCATGTTGGCTCTTGTCCTTACAGATTTGATCAATGTATAATATATATGATGCATGTGCATCTGTTCCATGTCTATAAAATTCTTAGCATGCTGGCTTTGTGAGATACGTTCACTGTACAACTTAAATGTATAATGTAAAAGTCTGTCTTAAGAGCTCACTGAAAAGCACAGACTTGGAATCTACCTCAACTGTAGACCATTTTGTTACCAGATATTTTCATCTGTGTTCTTAACACAGCGCAGGCTGGTGAACAAGTGACAACATTTTCAATAAAAGCACTTTCACTGTACAGTGTTTACAGTGCATGGCTTCTGGTGCATGAGACAAGCACCTGATCCACAGATCATCTACAACCTACACTACCAGTTCATTCTTTGTTTAGTAAAATCATGTTTACCTATGACCGTTGGCTCCAAGTCCACAAAGACAGCTCTGGGGACATGTTTTCCAGCTCCAGTCTCACTGAAGAAGGTGTTGAAGGAGTCATCTCCCCCTCCAATGGTCTTGTCACTGGGCATCTGACCGTCAGGCTGGATGCCATGCTCCAGGCAGTAcaactcccagcatgcattgccCATCTGGGCTCCGGCCTGGCCGACGTGCATGGAAATACACTCACGCTATGGAAGATTACAAAGAGCAGTTAATCACATTGTTCTCTTCATACAGAGAGGACAAAGTCTCATGGGACGTCAGAAGTCAAATTGCTTCCTTtgtctgaccagcagcaaaaagaaaataaattatgatATGAACACAAAAGACAATCCTAGCATCTTAGTCGACCTAGAATCAGCAACTATTGTGGCTTTTTACTGACAAGACTGTAACATTTAACTGATTATTGAAGTAATACTATTGTCTTGATTATTAACTGCTTAAGTGCAAATGATGAGCAGGTTTACTCTGCTAAACCTTTGCTGTTGTGTTAATTGGTACTGGTATACTGAAATAAAGCTGTTTTGACCCCCTTCATCTGGTGTGCATGAAGTGCAAAAACAACCCAGATCAGACAAGAAACTATTCCTCTGGGTTTCAGTACAACTGTGCCTTCCATCATGATGATATGCCctggtttgatgttttttttaaaagccagtTATTGCACTAAACACTAATGCTTGGGTAAGCCGCCTCTTCAGATGATACATCCCCAGTGGGTTAAGGCAATTTTTATCATTAGTCATACTGTGGGTTTTGCCTAGAGCACTGGTTTCCTACAGTGGGCTCCTGGGACCTGCAGGGATTCTTCAAGGGGTTTCAGGATGTCCCCACCCAGAAAAATGAGGACAAGATTAAACTCACTATTATCTCCCTCCTTACAGGTTAGCATATTATGTAAGGATGACATGTACAGATTTCACTGTTAGCTCTCCAACCTACAGCTATGCAGTTCTGCTCTCAATAATATCTAACTACTAAAATCTAAAAGTATCGCTTCTCTCTTGAAAGCACCAGATTAATCTTAGCAGCTCCTGAGAACAGTCTGAGAAAGATCAAACGGCATGTAGCCTCACAATAACTCAGATAAGGAGGTTTCAATAATGGGCAGTTTCAAACTTTAGTGCAACTGAATGCTGACCTCTTTTTGACTTTAAGGATAATTGAGGTATTTACAGCATGGGCCTTGTTTTCCCTTTTGCCAGCAGGCCACATAAAAACGTCATTTTCTTGACTGTAGAGCAGGACTGCATACTGACCAATCTTATTGTAATTTATTGCTGAATGTTCCAACTGTGATCAATTGCTATCATACACAGGCAGCTTTACTGCTCAcaagcatgtccaaaaaaatactttaatatCTGCTCTGTCTCCGCTTGGGCTTTTTACAATATGCAGTTTAATGGAAAGTAAAACAATTGGGCTGACCACCAAAGAGGAGTTCATTTATTTCTCAAGCAGCTGCCACTACAACACAATAGCAGCCTCCGGGAAATGTTAAGTTTCTACtgcaattttcttttaataacTGCACCGTCCTGCTGCAAAACCAGTCATCACTTAGTTGCTGAAGGGAAAATGGCAAAGGAGACTAATGGAAACAGCTGGAACAATCTTTTAATAgcacaaatacatgcaaatgTGGCACTGTATCaggcctgcctgtctttttgtGATTCCCACAAgcaactgttatttattttgtctttgtttttaatttgtttgcatttataATAACTTTCTTtacatcagtggttctcaaatggggtacaagaattttgtggtgtttttttttaagtttatatagatatagatatagatatatgtatatatctatctatctatatctatctatctatccatctatctatctctctctatatatctaatctatatatattttaagtCAGTCATGTATAATGCCTAAAATAATTAccctatgctataataagttcaataaagaagtggaaatgtattttatattcagCATTCCCTTCAAGTTTCCCAAAGGtatctaatgtgtgtgtttctggcttAAATCTGCTGCCATGGTTGTCAagtgaggacgtttgttcactatgatcaagaggccagacaaaaaaacaagacaacagaTTTGTGTTTGAAACATAGCAGCAGTAGAGCtggttgtttcagacactgatggatcTGTGTTGTACCTCTCTTTATAGGATTTTTTATTCTAcgaatttttttttgcaccagtcAGGGAGTACTTGGCTGAGtatatatttcaaagggggtacattcttgaaaaaagtattttccCAGAGGATTGCACTGAATTAGAGTGAAATCCTTTAGCATGAATACAAACTGCTGGACCATAATTGTGATAACAGTGAGTGGCAGCCCTGCCTTGGGTGGTGAGTTTCCACACCTTGAAGGCATTTGAATGCATGCTGAGTCACATGGTTTCACTGCAGACCTGAGCTGGGTGAGCTGCCCTGTCCTCCCCCCTCCCACATGCAAAAccagcacagcagcagatcAGTGAAAACTCCCAATGTGctacagagggggaaaaatccATAGTGAAACTCCCCCTACCCCCACACAATGGTAACTCACTGCTGTGTGCGGCGTTCACGGACCATGCGGCCGTTATCAGATTGCGCCTTCCAGATCAAACTGACTTTTCAAATCGTTTTCAGTTTCCAACTAAAGTTACACCGACTTTAGAATAAAGCCACGCATTATCCAGACCACAATGTGACCAAggtacaataaaacaacaatcttatatttacttatttatttctctctttttttcgaTTAATTTTCGCCCCGGAGCTGCGCCAGCTTTTTGGCGACGGTCCCACGCTGGTGAGTGCGCACTAACACAGAAACCAGCCTAGCACCTTAAagaactgaataaatacagtttGTGTTGCTAATTAGTCCATAAATAACGAACATTTAAAGTTGACCGTTAGAACCATGAATTTAAGACATTGTGCGTGTGGATGCCAACAGCAATGGTAGCCAGTTAACATGTTTCTAAGGCTGTTTTTACCTATATAAGAGTTTAAACACTAGTTTGGCTCAATACTCAccatttttctgatttttttcttgtccttctTGCCGACGTCGAGGATTCGGTGAATGAAGGCTGTAATGCTGGAGGAAAGCTGCGGCGCTGCTATTTATAGAGTCGCAGGGAGGCGGAGCGAAGGAAGTCGTTTGAGTTTCCACTCGGCGGGAGCGACCGTTGGCAGGAAAGGAGGGCGGGGCCAGGCTGATGGTGCCTTCAATGCTTTCGGAAATAAGTGAGACCGTAGGTCGAGGCATTACAGCGTTCTTTGTTTAGTTGTTTTTCCAGTGGTTGCTAGAGTAACAATAATTTTGTATCTTTcgttagtttttatttttctttctttttttaaatttttgttttcaattcagttaaatttcagttagttttcagagtgggtttgctaactccagtttagtttttatcttttaaagatgccttgtttttatcagtttcGGTATTAAATTTTCAAATGATAATAAGGGTGGTATTTTTATGGGGCAAGGTGTAAGAAGAGCCAAATAGGTATTCCACTCCAAGCCCATTTGTGAAGGCAGTTGATTCACATTCACACCATGCCAGTCTCAAACAACATCAGCTCCAATGCCTCCTCATGCCTCTTGTGTTGacacatttgaccaaactgacaaagactaagTTTATCACAGAGTAACCCTGTCTGTGGCACTTTCATCCCCCACCAAAGACGCCAGTTAACCAAACATGGTGGCGAGGTGAGTAAGGCAAATTACAAGTTGGAGctttccagcagcacctgaaggcaccATCAGTGAGACAGGGAAATACAGTACCTCTACTGTGAAGGCCCTGAGTCATACAACAACACATTCATTCAATCAGCTTTATTCACAATTCATGACTAGGTTATGTACATTTCATTAAGAGGATATAATTGACTCACTTGGTCTGGAAGCTATCAATAAAAAGGTGAACTTAACACTTTTATTGGTTCCTCAGCTTTTCCATGTGGGGAAGATATTTAAgatattttcttctctctctctctctctctctctctctctctctctctctctctctctctctctctccctcccaatGTGAGAGGTCCAGTTAACCTAATACctatgtgtgtttgcttgtcaACGTCTTTCTGAATTAGATTGCCTAATTCCCTACACAAGTCTAGAGTTAATGTAtttaatgtattattttaagTTAATCAGTGAATATGTAGTATAGGACATTCACATGATAATATTTTTCTCAGTGACTTCCATAATCTTTTAAAAAGTACACAACCAAACATTACCCACTTACCAACCCAGTGTCGGTTTATGTGGAACAACATTTGGTGTTGTGATATTGCATTTGGAaaactgctgtgtgtgacatgttccccttttccccctcctctccgaCCTTTAACACCTCCTTTCTGCGATGTGGCTATGACTTCCACACCTTTCCTTGCACCTGATTTCAGTTGGTGAACTTGGTTAGAGGAGATGGAGTGTTGGCACTTAATATTCAGACTTTTGACTATGACAAACTGTTGAAACGTGTCAAGcctgcatcatgtttttaatctttttaattCATCTATAAAGAAGAACAACCGTTGCAGGTCATTCTTGGGAGCTGCTATTACATGAACTCACTTTTAAATTTGTACACATTGGGTTAACCTGCAAAACTGAATAGATCAGACATTTGTAGATGATGGACAGTAGAGCCTACTAACAGTGGCCTACTGACGACTGTAAAGCTAATTCCATTGTTAAGAAGAATTGCATATATACATCACAATCTCTATTATCATTTCAACCAACAAACAATGAAGAGAAGAAATTTTAGCGCCCCCttacataaaaataattgaTTGCATCCAGTTAATACCTGAATGTCACAAGTGTCTGCTGACCATATAAGGTCTTTTTCTCTCAATAATatgcaataataaaattacACAAAGTCAATGCTATAACATAAGGTTTATTCAAGCAAGGTAATTTTGCGAGTTTGCGTCCAACTTAAtattcctccccctcttcttctccttcatccCCAATGCTGTCGGTTCCCACCTCTTCGTAGTCCTTCTCCAGGGCAGCCATGTCCTCTCTGGCCTCAGAGAATTCTCCCTCCTCCATTCCCTCACCAACATACCAGTGGACGAAGGCCCTCTTGGCGTACATCAGGTCGAACTTGTGGTCCAGACGAGCCCAGGCCTCAGCGATGGCTGTGGTGTTGCTCAGCATGCACACCGCCCTCTGCACCTTGGCCAGGTCTCCTCCAGGAACCACAGTGGGAGGCTGGTAGTTGATGCCCACCTTGAAGCCTGTGGGACACCAGTCCACAAACTGGATGGTGCGCTTCGTCTTGATTGTGGCGATAGCAGAGTTGACGTCTTTGGGCACCACATCACCCCGGAAGAGCAGACAGCAGGCCATGTACTTGCCATGGCGAGGATCACATTTcaccatctgattggctggctcaAAGCAGGCGTTTGTGATTTCTGCTACTGATAACTGTTCATGATAGGCCTTCTCAGCGGAGATAACTGGGGCATAAGTGGCCAGAGGGAAGTGGATACGAGGGTAGGGCACCAGATTGGTCTGGAACTCTGTCAGGTCGACGTTCAAGGCCCCATCGAAACGCAGCGAGGCAGTGATGGATGAGACAATCTGGCCGATCAGCCTGTTGAGGTTGGTGTAGGTGGGACGCTCAATGTCCAGGTTCCTGCGGCAGATGTCATAGATGGCCTCGTTGTCCACCATGAAGGCACAGTCAGAGTGCTCCAAAGTGGTGTGGGTGGTCAGGATGGAGTTGTATGGCTCCACCACAGCTGTGGACACTTGAGGAGCTGGATAGATGGCAAATTCCAGCTTGGACTTCTTGCCATAATCAACAGAGAGACGTTCCATTAGCAGGGAGGTGAAACCAGAGCCGGTCCCTCCACCAAAGGAGTGGAAGATGAGGAAACCTTGGAGTCCAGTGCACTGGTCAGCCTGgataagagggaaaaaagttaTATCAATGACTAATTACACTATGAACAAAAATTTTTAATCCATTGCAAACAATCTCACCAATTTACGAGTCCTGTCGAGAACCAGATCAATGATCTCCTTGCCAATGGTGTAGTGACCACGGGCATAGTTGTTGGCTGCATCTTCTTTTCCAGTGATCAGCTGTTCAGGGTGGAACAGCTGGCGGTAGGTACCTGTACGCACCTCATCTGTCATTGGAAAACATTGATGATAcaatcagtggttctcaagtATAGTTAATTGTTGAAAGACGTACCATTACTGTCATACCTTTAGTATCTCTTTAGAATGATAATTGAAATGGAACAAACAATGTATGTCACCTCAAGGTTTCAAAAAGTTTGGTCATTATTTCTGGTTCAAGGAACCCTCCTTCCAGCTAGCAGCATCTATAAACTACAGAATGAATAAGTTTTCATCAGAAAATGATGTGTTTACCTATGACCGTTGGCTCCAAGTCCACAAAGACAGCCCTGGGAACATGTTTTCCAGCTCCAGTCTCACTGAAGAAGGTGTTGAAGGAGTCATCTCCCCCTCCAATGGTCTTGTCACTGGGCATCTGACCGTCAGGCTGTATGCCATGCTCCAGGCAGTAcaactcccagcatgcattgccAATCTGAGCTCCAGCTTGGCCAACGTGGACAGAGATGCATTCACGCTGCAGAGAGAATTTGTTCcgataatgacaataacaacatcTATAGCACTTTCCTGAACAACATTATGTAGCTATGTAAAATATGAGGAACCAAGACAGAACTATAGTTAATAGCTGACATGTCACTAACTTACTTTTGACAGTATATGAAAATTGTAATGCTGTTGTGAAATCATATATCCCTATATACAttgatatattttgtttttttttgtaataaattgtACCTTTAATTATTAGGATAAAATGTGGACCAATGACTATCACACAAAGTGAAATATAGCAAGTTTTCTCCACTGTTTTTGTGTAATCTTTGTCATTTCATCCATTATGGAACTTAAGACTAATATGTTAAAGTGGTCCTTACCATGTTTCAGTCTCTTGAACCAGTCCTTTGCTCAGATGGGATGAATGGTTGTGGATGTTGTGTTGGATACAAGTGCAGGAAGCTGTTTTATAGCGTAGCATCACTAGGCAACAGCCCAGCATGTTGTGGTAACTGGAGAAGTTGGAGAAGCCAACACCATCTCCTTAAATGTAAGAACAGTAcgaatgcaaaaacaaaatccattgTTAAGCTCCCCTGCACCAATCTAAAGAATGATGGCTGTTGTTACACAGATGAGTTACCACCAACAGTGACAGGAGTGGCTGTGAAATGTGACCCATAAATGTCCACTTGTCCCATGTTCTTCAAATCTCCCACATACTGTTTATTCACAAGGAGAATGTATCATGAGCTTAATGTCCAattgcacattttacattttaagcatAAAGCTGATGCTTTTATGCAGTGAAACTTAAAGTGAATGAGCAGGTGGGGATtcactgtcttgctcaaagacacttcaacaGGACACATGGTTGATAATGGACACATTTCTGCCTGGTGAGAAATCAAACTCATGGCTTTTCAGTTATCAGACAAAAATATCTTGTGTCCTTCCCAAGGGAAGCACTTAGTTTCAAATCAGATAAAACAGCAAATTTGAAGCCTCTATACTCTAAAGGTATGCTTTTAGTCTGAGGGGAGTAAATGGATACCTCCCCAGAGTGACCTGAAAAGGATATTGTTACAAGGCACTGTTGTGCCACTACTGCAGTCAAGGTGCATTTGCAATGCA
The DNA window shown above is from Myripristis murdjan chromosome 2, fMyrMur1.1, whole genome shotgun sequence and carries:
- the LOC115375531 gene encoding tubulin alpha-1A chain-like, with translation MRECISVHVGQAGAQIGNACWELYCLEHGIQPDGQMPSDKTIGGGDDSFNTFFSETGAGKHVPRAVFVDLEPTVIDEVRTGTYRQLFHPEQLITGKEDAANNYARGHYTIGKEIIDLVLDRTRKLADQCTGLQGFLIFHSFGGGTGSGFTSLLMERLSVDYGKKSKLEFAIYPAPQVSTAVVEPYNSILTTHTTLEHSDCAFMVDNEAIYDICRRNLDIERPTYTNLNRLIGQIVSSITASLRFDGALNVDLTEFQTNLVPYPRIHFPLATYAPVISAEKAYHEQLSVAEITNACFEPANQMVKCDPRHGKYMACCLLFRGDVVPKDVNSAIATIKTKRTIQFVDWCPTGFKVGINYQPPTVVPGGDLAKVQRAVCMLSNTTAIAEAWARLDHKFDLMYAKRAFVHWYVGEGMEEGEFSEAREDMAALEKDYEEVGTDSIGDEGEEEGEEY
- the LOC115375547 gene encoding tubulin alpha chain-like, yielding MRECISMHVGQAGAQMGNACWELYCLEHGIQPDGQMPSDKTIGGGDDSFNTFFSETGAGKHVPRAVFVDLEPTVIDEVRTGTYRQLFHPEQLITGKEDAANNYARGHYTIGKEIIDLVLDRTRKLADQCTGLQGFLIFHSFGGGTGSGFTSLLMERLSVDYGKKSKLEFAVYPAPQVSTAVVEPYNSILTTHTTLEHSDCAFMVDNEAIYDICRRNLDIERPTYTNLNRLIGQIVSSITASLRFDGALNVDLTEFQTNLVPYPRIHFPLATYAPVISAEKAYHEQLSVADITNACFEPANQMVKCDPRHGKYMACCLLYRGDVVPKDVNSAIATIKTKRTIQFVDWCPTGFKVGINYQPPTVVPGGDLAKVQRAVCMLSNTTAIAEAWARLDHKFDLMYAKRAFVHWYVGEGMEEGEFSEAREDMAALEKDYEEVGTDSIGEEDEGEEY